The DNA segment GGTGCTGGATGGAGAGCCGGAAGCACCAGGGTAGGTGAGCAGAGACAGGATGTTCAATTTAGAGGCTGTGAGGAGGGGCCAGCCAAAAGGAGGAATCGACAAAGCGAGACTGGCAAGCACAGTGCACACGGAGAGAGCAAGGACAGAGGCTGacctgggcggggcggggcggggccgggaatGGAGGTGCGCTAAGGCTACCTGTAGGTGAAGCCCGCACGGCTTAAGGCCAGAGAAGAGTGTAGCAATCTAACATCCTGGTATTTTCTAAACCTAGCGCTTTTGCACCTGCTGGTGACTTCTGCTTGGATCCTGTCCACTGGGCGGTGGGtaggggggggcggggtgggggtggggagtgggggaaatAGCACATCTAAGAGCTGtaaattcagttttatttggggacTTAACTGAGGATTATAGCCCTACAGACAGCCTCTCAGACaactctgagaaactgcttcaGCATGGAAGAGGTGAGGGCAGAGGTCAGCGTATAGAAGATTTGGAGAAGGGGTACCTGCAGTCAAACACATATCTAGGTAAAAGTTTACTGCTAGTTATCAAGCACACacagtttaattattttattgcttttctaagTATGTAAGATGCAAGAAATTGGGTTTATAaatttttctcctgaaaattTCTATCTGAAGGTTTATTCTGTCAGTTTTCCCAGAGAGTAGAGTATCTCATCCCTGACTTCCACCCTGAACTCTTTTCAGGCCATGTTAGTGACTCAGTGAACAACTGCTAATGACTCAGTCCTTGTGGAGCCAGCTGGCTGGAAACATTCTCTAGTTGGCACTCCTTTCAGAACGAGCGCAGGTGCCCccacctccaggaagtcttccaaCCTTTTTCATCTCCCCCACCATCTGCAGCCTTCCCTGGGCTAGTTGCTTTGCACAGTTCTTGACTAGCCTCTCCCATGTCTTGTTTCAGTTTATGTGGGGCAGTGCTGGGCGCGAGATGCTTCACTAAATGTTGGTTGAGATAGTAAGTGCCAGCATGAGCGCTGACAGATGGAAGGCTCAGCAACGTTTGGTCCTCAGTGGCTGCCACACTGCAGTAAGTGTGGCAAACTGGATGAACTATCTGCTCCAAACTTGGTGATTCTGCCCCCTGGAAAGGGTAGGTGTACTGGGATTAAGGCAAAGGAGAGCTGTGACTGTGTATCACCTGGGGATTctgttaaaatgcagactctcaTTCTGTAAGTCTGAGGTGggacctgagaatctgcatttcaacagctcccaggtgatgcaatGCTGCTGACTGTGGACCATACTTTGATGAGATGGGGTGTAGAAAGTAGTTTATTTGGGTGCTTTGGTTCAGGTGCATTAGTCACAGATTGGCAGAAGGAGCCATCACATATTCCCATCCCGCCCTTCACCACTACCCCAAACGTAGTGACtttaaacacacatttattatcttacagtttttgAAGTTTGAGATCCAAGATGAACCGTACAGGGTTAACATCAGAGTGTTTCAGCAGGGCTGCTTCCTCCTGGATGCCCTAGGAAAGATccctttccttgccttttccagcttccagaggtcACCCACCCTCCTTGGCTCATGGTCCTGAATCAcatctccttttctccctctgcTGCCATCACCACACCTCCTTCTACCCTGTCTGACTTTACTGTGTCCCTCTTATAAAGactcttgtgattacattgtgCCTACCTagatttgttgttattttagtggctaaattgtgtctgactcttttcgactccatggtctataacccaccaggatcctctgtccacaggatttcccaggcaagaatactgaagtgggttaccatttcattctctaggtaatcttccagatccagggattgaagccacgtctcctgcactgacaggcagattctttaccactgagccacctggaaagcctgcaTACCTGGATAATCCAGTATAATTTCCCCAAAACAAAAAAtgcttaatttaatcacatctgcaaactCCTCTTTGTCATATAAGGTAACGTAGTTCATAGATTCCAGGTATTACTTTGTGAACACCTTTGGGAGCTATTATTCTGCCCTGACACACTGTATATTTCGTAGGGACAAGGACATTTTCTTACTCATATTTGAATTACCACAACCAGGAAGTTTAACCTTGATACAATTCTATTATGGAACTTATAGTTCACATTCAGTTTTTCCAACAATGTCCTTTACAGAATTCTATCTTCTGGTCTACATCCACCTAAGGATCATATATTGAATTTAGTTGGGATGGCTGTTTAGGCTCCTTTGATCTGGACCAGTGCCTCATCTTTTTTGTCTTTCCTGATGTTGACATTTTAAGAGTATACCCCAGTTACAGACTTTCTCTCAACTTGGCTTTGTTTGATGTCAGATTCCAGTTTTGCATTTGGGGCAAGATCCTACAGAAATGTATTGTGTCCCAGGACAAAGTGCATCATATCAGGAGACACATAATGTTATTTTGTCCCTTTATGGGTGATGTTTGCTTTGATCATTTGGTTAACATTCAGGTTTTACCACTGTGaagtttctgaatttctttttggaGTTAATCCATAATTTGTGGAGAGAAACTTTGGGACTATATgaatatcctgctgctgctgccaagtcacttcagtcgtgtccgactctgtgcgaccccatggactgcagcctaccaggcttctctgtccatgggattctccaggcaagaacactgaagtgggttgccatttccttctccatatgaatATCCTACTCCTTGTCAAATATTCAGTAAGTTTTAGTGTTCACTGATGATTGCTTCAGTTATACTATGAtcatcacaaaatattttaaaatttcatttttctttccacatTTATTAGTTGGCATTCTTCTTTatgaaagaatttgcctgctctCCCTTTCAGTAATTTATTCTTATATGGACTCATGGATTCTTACTTTATTCAGTTGATTATAATCCATTACAGTCATTattgttgaagctaaaactccaatactttggccacttgatgcaaagagccaactcattggaaaagactctgatgcttggaaagattgagggcaagtaaagaaaggagcaacagaggatgagatggttggatggcatcaccagctcaatggacataagtttgagccaactccaggagctagtgaaggacagagaagcctggtgtgctgcagtccatggggttgcagagtcagacacgacttagcaactgaacaataacaacagtcaTTACTAATTTTGGTGGCCAAATTACTTCAGATTTGGCTAGCAATAGCCCcttcaatggagaaggcagtggcaccccactccagtactcttgcctggaaaatcccatggatggagaagtctggtgggctgcagtctatggggtcgctaagagtcggacaagactgagcgacttcactttcacttttcactttcatgcattggagaaggcaatggcaacccactccagggttcttgcctggaaaatcccaggaacaggggagcctggtggactgccgtctgtggggtcatacagagtcagacacgactgaagtgacttagcagcagcagcagcagcagccccttcaagctgactcctctgtccccaaccattttattttttagcattttcttattttgggGGGACAGCAAAATATTCCAGGTTTATTAGACTTTTCCTGCCTTGATCTTGGTCCTTTCTCCAAGGAACCCTGATTCCTTTTAAATTGTTAAGGCTATTTAAAAGCAAATTCTATCTGAGGCtaggtgggtggggtgggtagTGGGTGGAAATGAGCTGGGagcttggggttagcagatgcaaactattatatataaaatggataaacaacaagtcctattgtatagcacagggaactatattcaatattctgtggtaAACCATAAtcgaaaagaatataaaaagaatacgtattttaatgtatgtgtataactgaatcattttgctgtacagcagaaattaaaacaacattactaatcaactatacttcaatttaaaaaaaaaaagcagactctGTGTGTTCATTGCTACTGAGGTGTTTTGGGTTCTAGGCCTTTGCAGTGGAAAGAGCTAGGAATTTTTTTCCATATTCATATCTATCAATCTACTTACCTTTCCCTCCTTAAACTGAAAAGTGCCTCCAGAAAATGTTAGGACTTGATCTAAGCCTATTATTCACTTTATTATTTGCTCTTTTGGAGTTAAAATGTGTCAGCTTCAGAAATATGAAGATAGTCAGGAAGAGGCTGGGTGCCAGGCGATTTCATGTCACAATCTTCCACTGTAACAgctaatagtaaatatttattactcGCCAAGCTATGTGCTTCACATGTATTTAGTATCTCTTCTAATCCTCACAattatgaaatacatatttttgttatTCTGTTCCTAGAtcagaaagctgaggctcagagagacttgGTAACTTGctgaagatcacacagctaataaacagGAGACCCAGGGCTGGAACTTGGTCTGTTTGATCTTGGAGCCTGTGTTCCTCCTGCTGCATACACCTCTGCTCAGGTAGCCCTGGGCAGTAGCTACAGTGCCAGGcattttccctccctctctgcctcaggGCTTCTCAGTGGTCCGTGGTGAAATATATAAGCCTGTCTTATCTATGTCATAGATGACTGTAGCTTTTAACCTCACAATAGTGTGGCTTGCTAGGTGCCCAGAGACCCTCTTATAccctcctgcctgctcagctatttcCTTCCTACCCAAGAGTAGAGATGTGTGGATAAGTGGAGGCCTCAGCCACTCTTAAATACCCATCCACCAAGCTCCTGGCCAGATGAACCCCAGGACCTATTTTGTGACCTAGGACAGCTGGAAAGCTTgagaaaaaagttcatttgaatgTAAGAGCTATTGGcaagtgcatatatatttattgataatCTGAGGGAAGGATGGGCTCCCAGAAACATCTCACTTTTGTCCCCAAATGAATCTCCATTGGTTAGAATgtgtctatttttttgttttgttttaagtccAATTAGATTGTGACCCTGTTTTGATGTTTCCCAAGCCTGCCAGGATGGAAACCAATTACCTGAAGAGGTGCTTTGGAAATCGCCTGGCCCAGGCTCTGGCAGAAGTGGCGATGGTTCAGCCCAGTGACCCCATAGAGTACCTGGCTCACTGGCTTTATCATTACAGGAAAACggtgaaagcaaaagaaaaggtgGGTGCATGAGAGCTAGGTCAGTCTGGGGAGGGCTGTGAGCTTTCTCATAGTAACCTGAAACCCAAAGCAGGACTCTAGAGATGCCCTGGGGAGGGTCCATGCCTCCGGGGACTGACCAGACTCTACTCTGTCATATCACCCCAGGATAGACAAGAGAAGATCCAGCTGCAGAGAGAATATGAAAATAGCCTCAGAGAAACCAGAATGGCAGAAATGCTGAAGCAAGAAGAACGTGCGATTCAAGAGCAGTGTGAAAAGTGTCACCACCAGCTAGGGAGGAGAAACTCGACAGTGGGCACACACCCACATCCCGTGGTGGGTACCAGGAAATGCACGGAGTGCACTGAGGTTCCCCAAACCTACTTTCCCTCCACAGTCATATGTTTGTATGTAAGTCAATCTTACTGACAATCCTTGTCAATAAAATCCTTGTCAATGAACAAAATGCTTAAAGGCATTTTAGATTTCAGGAAATACCTTGCATGTTACTGGTTTAAAAAACCAGAGTTTAGAAAAATCTAAAGCATCACTTGGAACAAATGTATTTTCATACAAGattctttgaattcttttaaaaaattactaaatatttttcagaaaccACATATGGTTTCCAGTATATACttcagatatattattttatgttatatactGTTTACTTAACTAatttaatatatactatttatgtatctggagaaggcaatggcaccgcactccagtactcttgcctggaaaatcccatggacggaggagcctggaaggctgcagtccatggggtcacgaagagtcggacacgactgagtgacttccctttcacttttcactttcatgcattggagaaggaaatggcaacccactccagtgttcttgcctggagaatcccagggacgggggagcctggtgggctgccatctgtggggtcacacagagtcggacacgactgaagcgacttagcagcttagcagcagcatttatgtATCAAACCACAAGATATCTCCTGTGATGCTCTAATAGTGGTCATGAATTATTAGAATAGTTAGCAACAACTCTGTGTTTATTAGTCTGACAAGCTTATCTTTTATCTCCCACAATTTTTGCCACAGTCTTCTGAAAAACACCATCTGTCATTTTGTGCTTTCTGCAAAGTACATGACACCTGGAGAGCAGATTGACTTCTTGAACTTGATATCTGACATCTTTGTAACGATCTCTGTATTCCTGTGCATGAAAATCTTTAATGTAGTCTTATATAATGTATTAGCTTTGGCTAGTTTCCAAAGCCAATTTTGATGAAAATATTAAGCTTTGTGTACATTTATATCAacatgctcagctttcctcaaaattaatagatttattttaaagtctggaTATTTTACATGTAGATCAAAAGAAAGATCGTTTCCTACTACAGTCTTAAAGCAGTAATTGAAGGAACCCTCCCTCAGGAACAGTTCATCATTTGAGCAGTTGTTGGGAGATGGTAGAGGTGTGATCATTAAGCAAAAGTTGTCATCACCTCGGTTGCCCACGCTAATCCTTTTCTAACACCTTGCTTCACTGTTAATGGAAATGTAAATATACAAGGCAAGGAAAGAGTCCCAAAACTGTACCCTGGTTTTATGATGGAAAACTTTGCTCACATCAGTATTTTGAATTGTCCCTCTGCGTTGCACTCAGATTTCACACCCTGTAGTGTACTCCTTAGCAAGATTTGGATGGACAAAAGGTTTGCTGTTCTTTTGCCAAGTGTGAGACAATTGGCAATTGTCAGGGAAATGAGAGCCAGCCTTATGCCTGGATTGGGAGCAAGTTCTCAGTTTTAGGAAAGAGTTCACGAGCAAATTGTAATTATGGAAATTTATTCCCTTTGTTAGAAGGAAGCAAAGGGAACCCAACAGGAGTCTAAAAAAAAGCTTAATGCTTACAGGGCAAGGGAGAGCCACATCCTGGTACAAATTGAAAAAGCTAGATAAAGGGTGAGGAGGTGGtgacgtgaaagtcactcagtcgtgtccaactctttgtgacaccttggactatacactccatggaattctccaggccagaatactggagtgggtagcctttcccttctccaggggatcttcccaacccagggatcaaacccaggtctcccacattgcagatggattctttaccagctgagccacaagggaagctatgGAGGTACATCAAATAGAATAACAGTCTAAGTTCTGGTTTCTTGTTGGCTCCAAGTGAATTGCAAACTGTTCCTTGCTGCTGTCACCTTTAGATTTCATCACTAGAACTGTAAAACTTACCTGAAATAGGCCCAGAATGGGTGGCATTGGGTTTCAGAAGGCCTGCTGATTTAACTGATGGATTTTAATGCCTGTACTCAAAGTTTTGCAAGATTTTCCTAAATATCTTAAACCATCATTGCTTTTAGTGCCCCAGATTGAATACTGTTGGTCTAGTGCGTGGGTCAAAGAGAAGTAGAAACAGAGCACTCTGTGTGGTAGAGATCACATCAAATTACGGGAATCAAGAAGAGACTCACAGAGAAGATAGCATTTGAGTCAGACCTAGAAGAAAACGGGCAAAAGTTGTCCTTGTATTGGTTTCTCTTCATTAAGCAGAGGCATCTTTTAGTTAAGTAAGTCATTATTCTGTTTCTAAGTCTGAAAACCCCATTGTTATAAAGATCTGAGCCATGTTTCAGATCTTTATGTTTCAGGAATATGTTTTTATGGGAAACAATATGTAGATGTGCTGCACAGATTCATTCATAGCACTTTGGAGTTAGAAGGGTCTTAGAGATCATGTGGGCAAGTGCTTCACAGACCTCTCTGCAGTGCCTCACAGGGTCCACTGTTGATTGGACAATGGGCGAAGTTGAGGATAGAACTTAAGCTCCAAGGTTTCCTAGCTCACCAGGGACTGCAATTACGTGGATGCTTGATGTCTCTTTGAGTCTCATAGGTCACTGAGACTGTActcattttttccatctttttttctctgtgcttcaatttggataatttctattgatcTGTCTTCAGGTTTACTGATCCTTTCTCCTGCAATGTCCAATATCCTATTTAggtatttaatgatttttttttcattttggatagtttatttttcagttctagaattcCATTCTGGCTCCTATCTTCTCTGCTGATATACCCTATATTTTCACTCATTATggccatttttctcctttaaatctGTAATCACTTTTAAGTTCTTGTCTGCCAATCTCATCATCTTTGTCATTTTGAGGTCTCTTTCTAGTAATATTTTTTATCCAGATTATGGTTCACATTTTCCTACTTTTTCACATGTCTAGTAATTATTTACCTGTGTGCTGAACTTTGTATGTGAAACTGTATAGGCCATCTAGACTgtgtagtttttctttaaaacatgttGAATTTTGCTCTGTCTGGCAGTTAAATTATTGGTGAATTATCTTGAAACTGTCAGATTTGTTTTATGCTTTTCTGGAtaatgtctttttcagttttgctcaGGCTTGAGCTTGAAAATGGCAATATTGTATTCCTGCTATGCCGAGAATGTTTAGTCTCTGTGAATGACTTTGTTTGctcttctgctttttatttagcCACTGATATCTGTAGCAAGTTCCTTGGAGAAGACTAAATTCATGCAGGAGAACACAGAAGCCTTTGAGAAGGAACCCTTGAAGCAGGAATCCCTGCCAGGAACTTCAGATATGATTCCAGGAATGCCTCAACAGAGCCCTTCTTCAGAGCCATCTGTCTCCAGCCAGGTTGACTTGAACACTGGAACTCCACAAGAAATAAATTACCAGGCTATTCAGCATGAAATTGCTCTTGAAATTCATCCTGGCTCTGAGTCTCCTCCCTAGGTTGTAGGAGGCAGATGATTCTAATGATGCTTTTCTCAAAGCTGCAAGTTGAGAAAGTGGCCAACTCAAAGAGCTCTTACTTGAAGATAATTAGCTATGTGGATTAAACCAAGATATGAGAGGTTGTGGAAAGAGGTGTCTACAGGGACTCTCCAACCCAAGTCTCATCCTGATAACCATGAAAACCCCTTAATTGTGTGAAGATTTGAACTATGTATAGGGTAAAATAAACTcataataaagatttaaaataagtaactaaactgatgagaatttttttcctcttgctttaTCATTTTTTGGAAACTAGACAGTGAAGACACATCCGTTTCAAATGTTTGTACCTCAGCTTTAGCTGAATTTTGCAATTAGGCTCTTCAGGGTGTTTAcatgtctttatttttgaaacaacTCCAGTGACAGTAAAACTCAAAggtttgaaattttttccatcattttccaTCTGTATTCATTCAAATATCTATATGCTGATGATctgatatttatatctttaatcaaGATTTCCTTGAACATGACTCCCAGTTTGCTACCTCCACTTGGATAAACAATGGATATCTCTAACCTAACCAtggttgactcttgaacaatgcAGGGGTTTATCCACACGTAAGTTACGTTGAGTTGGCTATCCATATCTGAGGTTCCTGCACATCCTTGGATTCAACAGACCACTGACTGTGAAGTCAGTGTATTTACTCTTGGAAAATAACTACATGTAAGTGAATCTGtgcagttcaaactcatgttgttcaaggaACAACTGTAATCCAAATGGAATCCCTGATATTCTCCCTGAATTggtttctactattttttttttttttaatttgctcagGTCAGAACTCTTGGTGTCATCCTGGGCTCTCCTATTTTTGTTAGCCCTAAATTGGTCTGTTgactttccatttaaaataaagacaaaattcaGCCACCTAAAAGCATAAGTCACCATCATCTTTTGCCCTGATTGTTACAACAGACTGCTAACTGATCTCCCTTCTTTTGCCCTTGACCTTGTCTAGTCTAACCTCAACATTAAAGCAGGATGATGTTGGTAAAACATTACGTCTGATCATGTCTAACGAGTAGCTTCCCATCTCAGTCACAGAAACATTTAAGGCCGGCACCATGACCTGCCCGACTCTATATGAGTGATTCTGCATCACCTTGTTTATTCTCCATTTTGTTCTTTCCACACCAGCCATGCCAACTTTCTGTCCTTCAAACAGCACTAGCATGCTTTAGTTTCAGAACTTTTACATTCTCTTCCCCTCCACTTGAAAAGCTCTCACCTCCCCACACCCCTGGATTTCTGCAGATTCTcttatagaattaaaaaaaaaaaaaacttcagtcaAAGTTGGAGTTGGGACAGGCCAGTAGGGAGAATTCTCATGCCCCTCCACACATCCTCAGttgctccaaataggaaaagatacTTGCCTAATTCTCCACCTGAAGGTGCCTCTACTTTAGCATCCAGCACAGagaataaagggcttcccaggtggcacagtggaaaagaattcacatgccaatgcaggaggtacaagggatgcaagtttgatccctgagtcgggaagatcccctggagtaggaaatggcaacccactccacggacagaaaattccatggacagaggatccttgcaggctacagtccatggggttgcaaagagttaagaTATGATTGAGCGccaagtgtacacacacacacacacataaggaaTAAAATTCCCTCCACCCCGGGTTCCAGCCAGTAAGAGACTGTAGTAGAACAACCAATAAGAAGCATCCATAGTTGGGGCTCCCAGCTTCTTCCAGTAAGCTCTTTGATTACTGCAGCCCCTCCCAATTCCCCCCTTTTCTCTATAAAAGCAagttccttttcctccttctctggaTTTGCTTATGGTCTGAATTGAAATTCCTCTGCTCTTCCCTAATAAACACTGTAGCTGGTAAAATAATTGGCTATTCTGTTATTAAAGTGGACACTCTCTTCCTTTACATCTTCATTCAAAAGTTGCCTTTGCAATGAGGTCTTTTCAGCCATCCTATCAATGCTTCctatgtgcgtgcatgtgtgcgtgctcaatctcttcagttcagttcagttcagtcactcagtcgtgtccgactctttgcgaccccatgaatcgcagcacaccaggcctccctgtccatcaccaacacccagagttcactcaaactcacatccatcgagtcggtgatgccatccagccatctcatcctctgtcgtccccttctcctcctgtccccaatccctcccagcatcagagtcttttccaatgagtcaactcttcgcatgaggtggccaaaggactggagtttcagctttagtattattccttccaaagaacacccaggactgatctcctttagaatggactggttggatatccttgcagtccaagggactctcaagaggcttctccaacaccacagttcaaaagcatcaattcttcagcactcagctgtcttcacagtccaactctcacatccatacatgaccactggaaaaaccatagccttgactagacagacctttgttggcaaagtaatgtctctgcttttcaatatgctatctaggttggtcataactttccttccaaggagtaagtgtcttttaatttcatggctgcaatcaccatctgcagtgatttgggagccccccaaaataaagtctgacactgtttccactgtttccccatctatttgccatgaagtgatggaaccagatgccatgatcttcgttttctgaatgttgagctttaagccaactttctcactctcctctttcactttcatcaagaggcttttgagttcctcttcactttctgccataacggtggtgtcatctgcatatctgaggttattgatatttctcccggcaatcttgattccagcttgtgtttcttctagcccagcatttctcatgatgtactctgcatagaagttaaataagcaggatgacaatatgcagccttgacatactccttgtcctatttggaaccagtctgttgttccatgtccagttctaactttgcttcctgacccgcatacaggtttctcaagaggcaggtcaggtggtctggtattcccatctctttcagaatcttccacagtttgttgtgtgttcagtcgtgtccaactctgtgcaaccctatagactgtagcccgccaggctcctctgtccatgggattctccaggcaagaatactggagtggattgacatgccctcctccaggagatcttcccaacccagggactgaactcatggtctcctgcatcccctgcattgcaggcagattctttatcactgatccaccaggaaagtccatgcTTCCTATAGCTACATCCTGTTTATACTACCA comes from the Bos javanicus breed banteng chromosome 28, ARS-OSU_banteng_1.0, whole genome shotgun sequence genome and includes:
- the DYDC2 gene encoding DPY30 domain-containing protein 2, with protein sequence METNYLKRCFGNRLAQALAEVAMVQPSDPIEYLAHWLYHYRKTVKAKEKDRQEKIQLQREYENSLRETRMAEMLKQEERAIQEQCEKCHHQLGRRNSTVGTHPHPVPLISVASSLEKTKFMQENTEAFEKEPLKQESLPGTSDMIPGMPQQSPSSEPSVSSQVDLNTGTPQEINYQAIQHEIALEIHPGSESPP